In the genome of Pseudoglutamicibacter cumminsii, one region contains:
- a CDS encoding succinate dehydrogenase hydrophobic membrane anchor subunit, whose product MATAQIEAPRSPRIDPKYNRSRKSRNNFEMMAWLFMRFSGVVLIVLIFGHLITNLLVGDGVAAIDFGFVAGKWANPLWQFWDLTMLWLAMLHGTNGVRTIINDYAEKDRTRFWLKTILYIASIFTVVLGTLVIFTFDPCIPGSTLAVCGA is encoded by the coding sequence ATGGCTACTGCACAGATTGAAGCTCCCCGTTCCCCACGGATTGACCCGAAGTACAACCGGTCACGTAAGTCCCGCAACAACTTCGAGATGATGGCTTGGCTGTTCATGCGCTTCTCGGGCGTGGTCTTGATCGTCCTGATCTTCGGCCACCTCATCACCAACCTGTTGGTGGGCGACGGCGTCGCAGCTATCGATTTCGGTTTCGTTGCCGGTAAGTGGGCCAACCCGCTGTGGCAGTTCTGGGATCTGACGATGCTGTGGCTGGCAATGCTGCATGGCACCAACGGTGTTCGCACCATCATCAATGACTACGCTGAGAAGGATCGCACCCGCTTCTGGCTCAAGACGATCCTCTACATCGCATCGATCTTCACGGTGGTTCTCGGCACCCTGGTCATTTTCACTTTTGATCCATGCATCCCCGGCTCGACTCTCGCCGTGTGTGGCGCCTGA
- a CDS encoding mannose-1-phosphate guanylyltransferase, whose amino-acid sequence MMNDGVSDDVMKRFYGVIPAGGTGTRLWPLSRAAAPKFLHDLTGCGSTLIRSTYERLLPLTNERVLVVTGQAHGEAVRRQITELREHDLVLEPEPKDSAAAIGLAAAILNKYDPDIIMGSFAADQVITPEEQFREAVVEAVHVAATGKIVTIGITPSYAATGFGYIRAGEKLKIPGAPNGRKVVEFVEKPGEAAAQRYLASGNYLWNAGMFVAPVGLMLKHLRENEPTLATGLEEIAEAWGTDRQEQVINDVWPGLPKTAIDYAVAEPAAASGDVAVVPGEFTWDDVGDFAALGRLNPAEDDSRVKVLGHGGRVYVDESSGIVVSDTNRVIALIGVEDVVVVDTPDALLVTTKSHAQQVKDAVNALKAHGQTDVL is encoded by the coding sequence ATGATGAATGATGGTGTCTCCGACGACGTCATGAAGCGCTTTTATGGCGTCATTCCTGCCGGCGGGACAGGGACTCGATTGTGGCCATTGTCCAGGGCCGCTGCCCCTAAGTTTTTGCATGACCTCACTGGTTGCGGCAGCACCCTGATCCGTTCGACATACGAACGTCTTTTGCCACTCACTAACGAGCGTGTTCTTGTTGTTACGGGGCAGGCTCACGGCGAGGCGGTTCGTCGTCAGATCACAGAGCTTCGCGAGCATGACCTCGTGTTGGAGCCGGAACCGAAGGACTCTGCCGCGGCTATTGGCCTGGCTGCCGCGATTCTCAATAAATATGATCCCGACATCATCATGGGTTCGTTTGCGGCCGATCAGGTGATCACTCCGGAAGAGCAGTTCCGTGAAGCGGTCGTGGAGGCAGTGCATGTTGCCGCCACGGGCAAGATCGTGACGATCGGCATCACACCGAGTTATGCGGCGACCGGTTTCGGTTACATCCGTGCGGGAGAAAAGTTGAAGATCCCAGGCGCTCCGAACGGCCGAAAGGTCGTCGAATTCGTTGAGAAGCCGGGGGAAGCGGCTGCTCAACGTTACCTGGCTAGCGGTAACTACTTGTGGAACGCGGGCATGTTCGTGGCCCCTGTTGGGCTCATGCTCAAGCACCTGCGGGAGAACGAGCCGACGCTGGCGACGGGTCTTGAAGAGATCGCTGAGGCGTGGGGGACTGACCGTCAAGAGCAGGTCATTAACGATGTGTGGCCTGGCCTGCCTAAAACCGCGATTGACTATGCGGTTGCGGAACCAGCAGCCGCCTCGGGCGATGTTGCGGTGGTTCCAGGTGAGTTCACGTGGGATGACGTGGGCGACTTCGCGGCCCTTGGGCGTCTTAATCCGGCAGAAGATGACTCCCGCGTCAAAGTCCTTGGCCATGGCGGCCGCGTCTACGTCGATGAGTCCTCCGGCATCGTTGTATCTGATACCAACCGTGTGATTGCGCTGATCGGTGTGGAAGACGTTGTCGTCGTTGATACACCTGATGCGCTGCTTGTGACCACCAAATCTCACGCGCAACAAGTTAAGGACGCAGTTAACGCGTTGAAGGCTCACGGCCAAACCGACGTACTCTAA
- the eno gene encoding phosphopyruvate hydratase yields MPLIDAVHARQVIDSRGNPTVEAEVLLTDGSLGRAIVPSGASTGEFEAVELRDGDKGRYLGKGVTKAVDNVIDVIGPELQGFVATDQRDIDQLMLDLDGTNNKSKLGANALLGVSLAAAHAASESSNLPLYKYLGGPNAHVLPVPMMNILNGGSHADSDVDIQEFMIAPLSAPTFSEALRMGVEVYHSLKAVLNEKGLSTGLGDEGGFAPNLPSNRTALDLIVTAIEKAGYIPGADVALALDVASSEFYKDGVYVFEGENRTAEQMADYYAELVEAYPLVSIEDPLYEDDWAGWKNLTERLGDKVQLVGDDLFVTNPERLERGIKDDTANALLVKVNQIGTLTETLDAITMAQRAGYACMISHRSGETEDVTIADLAVATNAGQIKTGAPARSDRVAKYNHLLRIEEELGEAAAYAGASAFPRFKA; encoded by the coding sequence ATGCCTCTGATTGACGCCGTTCATGCGCGCCAGGTCATCGATTCCCGCGGTAACCCAACTGTTGAAGCTGAAGTTCTTCTCACGGACGGCTCGCTGGGCCGCGCCATCGTGCCTTCGGGCGCATCTACTGGTGAATTCGAAGCGGTAGAGCTTCGCGACGGCGACAAGGGCCGCTACCTCGGCAAGGGCGTCACCAAGGCCGTGGACAACGTCATTGACGTTATCGGCCCGGAACTCCAGGGTTTCGTTGCGACCGATCAGCGTGACATCGACCAGCTCATGCTTGACCTGGATGGCACGAACAACAAGTCCAAGCTCGGCGCTAACGCGCTGCTCGGCGTTTCGCTTGCGGCAGCTCACGCGGCTTCCGAGTCTTCGAACCTCCCGCTGTACAAGTACCTCGGCGGCCCGAACGCTCACGTTCTGCCGGTTCCGATGATGAACATCCTCAACGGCGGCTCTCACGCCGACTCCGATGTGGATATTCAGGAGTTCATGATCGCGCCGCTCTCTGCACCAACCTTCTCTGAAGCGCTGCGCATGGGCGTTGAGGTGTACCACTCGCTCAAGGCTGTTCTGAACGAGAAGGGCCTCTCGACCGGCCTCGGCGACGAAGGTGGCTTCGCGCCGAACCTGCCAAGCAACCGCACCGCGCTCGATTTGATCGTGACCGCGATCGAGAAGGCCGGCTACATACCAGGCGCCGACGTCGCGCTTGCGCTTGACGTTGCATCCTCCGAGTTCTACAAGGACGGCGTCTACGTCTTCGAAGGCGAGAACCGCACCGCAGAGCAGATGGCTGACTACTACGCCGAGCTCGTTGAAGCGTACCCGCTCGTTTCTATCGAAGACCCGCTGTATGAAGACGACTGGGCAGGTTGGAAGAACCTGACCGAGCGCCTGGGCGACAAGGTCCAGCTGGTGGGCGACGACCTGTTCGTAACCAACCCAGAGCGCCTCGAACGCGGCATCAAGGACGACACCGCGAACGCGCTGCTCGTCAAGGTCAACCAGATCGGTACCCTCACCGAAACCCTCGACGCGATCACGATGGCTCAGCGCGCAGGCTACGCGTGCATGATCTCGCACCGCTCGGGTGAAACGGAAGACGTCACGATCGCTGACCTCGCCGTGGCAACCAACGCCGGCCAGATCAAGACCGGCGCGCCAGCCCGTTCCGACCGCGTCGCAAAGTACAACCACTTGCTCCGCATCGAAGAGGAACTCGGCGAAGCCGCAGCCTACGCAGGCGCATCCGCTTTCCCACGTTTCAAGGCCTAG
- a CDS encoding amidohydrolase — MTAQTPALDTSAHIEDLFESLVAFRREVHADPELSFEEFRTTDRIVEALEIAGLEPQRLQDTGAYVDIGEGPFAIGLRADIDALPVTEVTGLEYASKNKGVAHACGHDVHTTVMLGVAFVLHRLNQEGKLNARVRVIFQPAEEKMPGGAKKVIKQGIIDPLPRLAALHCEPRILAGRVGTRIGAITSASDTIRIRLHGRGGHTSRPHLTEDLVYAMAQIALGVPAVLSRRIDVRSAVSVVWGQISAGNAPNAIPAFGTLSGTMRCLDAGAWDQAGELLDQVIKQVAAPYNVEVEVDHIRGVPPVVNAESETALIEEAARQEIGGEAIELMPQSMGGEDFAWMTMRKPGVLMRLGTRRPGGPVYDLHQGDYDPDESAIKTGVAVMTRAALLAADDAAQKAQKK, encoded by the coding sequence GTGACAGCTCAAACGCCCGCACTGGACACTTCTGCGCACATCGAGGATCTGTTTGAGAGCCTCGTGGCGTTCCGACGTGAAGTGCATGCTGATCCGGAGTTGTCATTCGAGGAGTTCCGTACAACCGACAGGATCGTAGAAGCCCTCGAAATAGCAGGACTTGAGCCTCAGCGTTTGCAGGACACCGGCGCTTACGTTGATATCGGCGAGGGGCCTTTCGCGATCGGCTTGCGTGCAGATATCGACGCTCTGCCGGTCACCGAAGTCACGGGACTCGAGTACGCATCCAAAAACAAGGGCGTAGCCCACGCGTGCGGCCACGACGTCCACACGACCGTGATGCTCGGCGTCGCGTTCGTGCTTCACCGCCTGAATCAGGAAGGCAAGCTCAACGCTCGCGTCCGCGTCATCTTCCAGCCAGCTGAAGAAAAGATGCCGGGCGGCGCTAAGAAGGTCATCAAGCAGGGCATCATTGACCCGCTTCCGCGTCTGGCCGCGTTGCATTGTGAGCCGCGCATCCTTGCCGGCCGCGTTGGAACCCGCATCGGCGCTATCACCTCGGCATCTGACACGATCCGCATTCGCCTTCACGGCCGCGGTGGCCACACGTCCCGCCCGCATCTGACCGAGGACCTTGTGTACGCGATGGCGCAAATCGCGCTGGGTGTTCCGGCGGTTCTGAGCCGCCGCATCGACGTTCGTTCCGCGGTTTCTGTTGTGTGGGGTCAGATCAGCGCGGGTAACGCACCCAACGCGATCCCGGCGTTCGGTACCTTATCCGGCACGATGCGCTGCCTCGACGCCGGTGCGTGGGATCAGGCGGGCGAGTTGCTTGATCAGGTCATCAAGCAGGTTGCGGCACCGTATAACGTTGAAGTTGAGGTGGATCACATCCGCGGTGTTCCGCCGGTTGTCAATGCCGAGTCCGAAACCGCGCTCATCGAAGAAGCGGCCCGCCAGGAGATCGGCGGCGAGGCTATCGAACTGATGCCGCAGTCGATGGGCGGCGAGGACTTCGCCTGGATGACGATGCGGAAGCCGGGCGTTCTGATGCGCTTGGGTACGCGTCGCCCGGGTGGGCCGGTTTACGATCTTCACCAGGGTGACTACGATCCGGATGAATCCGCGATCAAGACTGGCGTTGCTGTGATGACTCGCGCCGCGCTGTTGGCGGCGGACGATGCGGCGCAGAAAGCGCAGAAGAAGTAA
- a CDS encoding MazG nucleotide pyrophosphohydrolase domain-containing protein, producing the protein MSPDHEHSADLDQVTAALERVRGIVRLLRSECGWTSALTPQKLTPYLIEEAQEVHDAVAGDAPDADLVAELGDVLFQILLHAEMGRERGAFDLDDIADALSAKLLRRNTHLFTPEGSLRPDPQNSAEAAEAAWAEAKKREKEARAHNDRYDGK; encoded by the coding sequence ATGAGTCCTGATCACGAACATTCCGCTGACCTCGATCAGGTGACGGCCGCGCTGGAACGGGTGCGCGGCATCGTGCGTTTGTTGCGTAGCGAATGCGGTTGGACGTCGGCGCTGACCCCGCAGAAGCTGACCCCGTACCTGATCGAAGAAGCTCAGGAAGTGCACGATGCGGTGGCTGGGGACGCGCCGGATGCGGACTTGGTTGCGGAGCTGGGGGACGTGTTGTTCCAGATCCTGCTGCACGCTGAGATGGGCAGGGAGCGCGGAGCGTTCGATCTGGACGACATCGCCGACGCGCTGAGTGCTAAGTTGCTGCGCCGAAACACGCATCTTTTCACGCCGGAAGGCTCGCTACGGCCCGACCCGCAGAACAGCGCGGAAGCGGCTGAAGCGGCGTGGGCGGAAGCAAAAAAGCGTGAGAAAGAGGCTCGGGCGCACAACGACCGATACGATGGGAAGTGA
- the sdhA gene encoding succinate dehydrogenase flavoprotein subunit — protein sequence MQVHQYDVVIVGAGGAGMRAAIEAGQRARTAVLTKLYPTRSHTGAAQGGMCAALANVEEDNWEWHTFDTIKGGDYLVDQDAAEIMAKEAIDAVIDLEQMGLPFNRTPEGKIDQRRFGGHTRDHGKAPVRRACYAADRTGHMILQTLYQNCVKHNVEFFNEVYVLDLLLTEEDATREDGTPYKQKRVAGVVTYDLATGEIEVFQAKSVVFATGGAGKIFKTTSNAHTLTGDGMAIAFRAGLPLEDMEFVQFHPTGLAGLGILLSEAARGEGGVLRNGDGERFMERYAPTIKDLAPRDIVARSMAQEVREGRGAGPKKDYVLLDLTHLEPSHIDEKLPDITEFARTYLGVEPYTEPVPVFPTAHYIMGGIPTNVKGEVLQDNDTIVPGLYAAGEVACVSVHGSNRLGTNSLLDINVFGKRSGINAAEYARDAEFVAVPENPTAFVEEQVNHALHNDGPERVAHIRAELQQTMDTNMQVFRSEASMKQALEDIESLRERYKSVGIQDKGKRFNLDLLEAIELGFLLDLAEVMTVAAMHRHESRGGHYHEDYPNRDDENFMKHSMIYKDESANIDGTRGLRFETKPVVFTRYEPMERKY from the coding sequence ATGCAGGTACATCAGTACGACGTCGTGATCGTCGGTGCCGGCGGCGCCGGCATGCGCGCAGCCATCGAGGCAGGTCAGCGTGCACGCACCGCGGTCTTGACTAAGCTCTACCCAACTCGTTCTCACACCGGTGCAGCGCAGGGCGGTATGTGCGCGGCACTCGCCAACGTTGAAGAGGACAACTGGGAATGGCACACGTTCGACACCATTAAGGGTGGCGACTACCTCGTTGACCAGGACGCCGCGGAGATCATGGCTAAGGAAGCCATCGACGCGGTGATCGACCTCGAGCAGATGGGTCTCCCGTTCAACCGAACCCCAGAGGGCAAGATTGACCAGCGTCGCTTCGGTGGCCACACCCGCGACCACGGTAAGGCTCCTGTCCGCCGCGCTTGCTACGCAGCAGACCGTACTGGTCACATGATTCTGCAGACCCTCTACCAAAACTGCGTCAAGCACAACGTTGAGTTCTTCAACGAGGTCTACGTCCTCGACCTGCTCCTCACCGAAGAGGACGCAACCCGCGAAGACGGCACCCCGTACAAGCAGAAGCGTGTTGCTGGCGTCGTGACCTACGACCTCGCGACCGGCGAGATCGAGGTCTTCCAAGCTAAGTCGGTTGTCTTCGCAACCGGCGGCGCAGGCAAGATCTTCAAGACCACCTCGAACGCTCACACCCTCACGGGTGACGGCATGGCCATCGCATTCCGCGCTGGCTTGCCACTCGAGGACATGGAGTTCGTCCAGTTCCACCCAACCGGCCTCGCAGGCCTCGGCATCCTCCTCTCCGAGGCTGCCCGTGGTGAAGGTGGCGTCCTGCGTAACGGCGACGGTGAGCGCTTCATGGAACGCTACGCACCAACCATTAAGGACCTCGCGCCACGTGACATCGTGGCACGTTCGATGGCTCAGGAAGTCCGCGAAGGTCGCGGTGCTGGCCCGAAGAAGGATTACGTCCTCCTCGACCTCACCCACCTCGAGCCTTCCCACATCGACGAGAAGCTCCCGGACATCACCGAGTTCGCACGCACCTACCTGGGTGTCGAGCCATACACCGAGCCTGTCCCGGTCTTCCCGACCGCTCACTACATCATGGGTGGTATCCCAACCAACGTGAAGGGTGAGGTCCTCCAGGACAACGACACGATCGTCCCGGGCCTGTACGCAGCCGGTGAGGTCGCCTGTGTTTCCGTTCACGGCTCGAACCGACTGGGTACCAACTCGCTTCTGGACATCAACGTCTTCGGTAAGCGTTCCGGTATCAACGCCGCTGAATACGCACGCGATGCTGAGTTCGTTGCCGTTCCGGAGAACCCAACCGCGTTCGTCGAAGAGCAGGTCAACCATGCTCTGCACAACGACGGCCCAGAGCGCGTTGCACACATCCGTGCAGAACTGCAGCAGACCATGGACACCAACATGCAGGTATTCCGTTCCGAGGCCTCCATGAAGCAGGCTCTCGAGGACATCGAGTCTCTGCGCGAGCGTTACAAGTCTGTTGGCATCCAGGACAAGGGCAAGCGCTTCAACCTGGACCTGCTCGAAGCCATTGAACTCGGCTTCCTGCTCGACCTTGCAGAGGTCATGACCGTTGCTGCTATGCACCGTCACGAGTCCCGCGGTGGCCACTACCACGAGGACTACCCGAACCGTGACGATGAGAACTTCATGAAGCACTCCATGATCTACAAGGACGAGTCTGCCAACATCGACGGCACTCGCGGCCTGCGTTTCGAAACCAAGCCGGTTGTCTTCACCCGCTACGAACCGATGGAGCGTAAGTACTGA
- a CDS encoding DedA family protein, whose translation MNLIGLVVASKLGDTLDMVNDWILHTATAWWVLPVVFLMSLIDGFFPVVPSESLLIGLSSVWSTQGFLPLMVLALVGATGAFIGDQIAYSMGRAVGRQGFKWMRRPAVAKMLVTAEKQLEKRGGVLIFTARYVPIGRVAVNFTAGATGYSRKAFMLYDAIGCLMWGAYSVLIGTVGGQWMEENRLLGIFISICIAMALGWVLDRIVHRVIFRVNPDWEETEPKPKPPRREVHLKDPDES comes from the coding sequence ATGAACCTGATCGGACTAGTTGTCGCTTCAAAACTGGGCGACACGTTGGACATGGTCAACGATTGGATCCTCCACACAGCGACCGCGTGGTGGGTCCTGCCTGTTGTCTTCCTGATGTCCTTGATCGATGGGTTCTTCCCGGTTGTCCCGTCGGAGTCTTTGCTCATCGGCTTGTCTTCGGTGTGGAGCACGCAGGGTTTCTTACCGCTCATGGTTTTGGCGCTCGTGGGCGCAACCGGCGCTTTCATTGGCGACCAGATCGCTTATTCGATGGGCCGGGCGGTGGGCCGCCAGGGTTTCAAATGGATGCGCAGACCTGCGGTCGCGAAGATGCTGGTGACCGCCGAAAAGCAGCTTGAGAAGCGTGGCGGCGTCCTGATTTTCACTGCGCGGTATGTGCCCATTGGTCGCGTCGCAGTGAACTTCACGGCCGGCGCGACGGGCTACTCGCGTAAGGCGTTCATGCTCTATGACGCGATCGGGTGCCTCATGTGGGGCGCGTATTCCGTGTTGATCGGAACCGTGGGTGGCCAGTGGATGGAAGAGAACCGTCTGCTGGGGATTTTCATTTCGATCTGTATCGCGATGGCGCTCGGCTGGGTCTTGGACCGCATCGTGCATCGCGTGATTTTTCGGGTTAACCCTGACTGGGAAGAGACTGAGCCGAAGCCTAAGCCTCCGCGCCGTGAGGTGCATTTGAAGGATCCCGATGAGTCCTGA
- a CDS encoding 2'-5' RNA ligase family protein, with product MGTERNEHGATQNGATQHGAVQDSIRLPEASRSFLGIVIPVEGEYARKVSATRAATGDPFAYIPPHITLMSGVPLTDPAEAIAHVRNVVSAFSPFPIRFAGTDTFYPVSPVTYLRVAEGERELTELHERLHSGQLGAKPAFPFVPHLTLAQEIAPERLAEVRREWEDVSFNMAAHSVTVHVGDGTGAWTQIEELAFSG from the coding sequence ATGGGAACCGAACGCAACGAGCACGGAGCGACCCAGAACGGAGCAACCCAGCACGGAGCTGTGCAGGATAGCATCCGCCTTCCTGAGGCGAGCCGGTCCTTCCTCGGCATCGTGATCCCCGTCGAAGGTGAGTACGCCCGCAAAGTGTCTGCCACACGTGCGGCCACGGGTGACCCGTTCGCCTACATCCCTCCGCATATCACGCTGATGTCAGGCGTGCCGCTGACTGATCCTGCGGAAGCGATTGCTCACGTCCGCAACGTTGTTTCAGCGTTTTCGCCATTCCCTATTCGTTTCGCTGGAACGGATACGTTCTACCCGGTTTCACCCGTGACTTATCTCCGTGTGGCGGAGGGCGAGCGGGAACTCACCGAGCTACATGAACGCCTGCATTCGGGGCAGCTCGGTGCGAAGCCGGCGTTCCCTTTCGTGCCACATCTCACCCTGGCCCAAGAGATCGCGCCTGAGCGTCTTGCCGAGGTGCGCCGGGAGTGGGAGGACGTCTCGTTCAATATGGCGGCGCACAGCGTCACGGTGCATGTTGGCGACGGTACAGGGGCTTGGACTCAGATCGAAGAGCTCGCATTCAGTGGCTGA
- the trpS gene encoding tryptophan--tRNA ligase — MSTETETPKETAHRQRILSGMQPSADSLHLGNYLGALVQFVKLQHDADAFYFVPDLHSITSPDGSTNLAQRTRTTAAQYIAGGVDVDKATLFIQSHIPEHAELNWVLQCLTGFGEASRMTQFKDKSSRYGADSTNVGLFTYPSLMAADILLYKADQVPVGDDQTQHVELTRTLAQRFNHRFGEVFVVPKAVNPPNGARIYDLQDPTSKMSKSGESPNGRIDILDAPKTIAKRIKSAVTDNGTEISFDRETKPGVSNLLSILSAVTEKPIDTLVEEYEGKMYGHLKVDVADAVVAALEPVRDRTLELLDDPAELDRLLAVGAAKARAVAQETLKEVYDAVGFLPPARLS; from the coding sequence ATGAGCACCGAAACCGAAACCCCGAAGGAAACAGCACACCGCCAACGCATCCTTTCCGGAATGCAGCCGTCCGCGGACTCCCTACACCTCGGCAACTACCTGGGCGCGCTCGTTCAGTTCGTGAAGCTTCAACACGATGCCGACGCGTTCTACTTTGTCCCAGACCTGCACTCGATCACGTCCCCAGACGGCTCGACCAACCTCGCACAGCGTACCCGCACTACCGCCGCGCAGTACATTGCAGGCGGCGTCGACGTCGATAAGGCAACTCTGTTCATCCAGTCCCACATCCCAGAGCACGCCGAGCTCAACTGGGTTCTGCAGTGCCTCACCGGCTTCGGCGAAGCCTCCCGCATGACCCAGTTCAAGGACAAGTCGAGCCGCTACGGCGCCGACTCGACCAACGTGGGCCTGTTCACCTACCCATCGCTCATGGCCGCCGACATCCTGCTCTACAAGGCGGACCAGGTACCGGTAGGCGACGACCAGACCCAGCACGTCGAACTGACCCGCACCCTCGCGCAACGCTTCAACCACCGCTTCGGTGAGGTCTTCGTGGTTCCTAAGGCCGTCAACCCACCAAACGGCGCCCGCATCTACGACCTGCAGGACCCGACCTCCAAGATGTCCAAGTCCGGCGAATCACCTAACGGCCGCATCGACATCCTCGACGCACCAAAGACGATCGCCAAGCGCATCAAGTCCGCAGTGACCGACAACGGCACCGAGATCTCCTTCGACCGCGAGACCAAGCCGGGCGTATCCAACCTGCTCTCGATCCTCTCCGCGGTGACTGAGAAGCCGATCGACACCCTCGTTGAAGAGTACGAAGGCAAGATGTACGGCCACCTCAAGGTCGATGTCGCCGACGCCGTGGTCGCGGCCCTCGAGCCGGTCCGTGACCGCACGCTTGAGCTGCTGGACGACCCTGCCGAACTGGACCGCTTGCTCGCCGTTGGCGCGGCGAAGGCCCGCGCGGTTGCACAAGAGACCCTCAAAGAGGTGTACGACGCGGTCGGCTTCCTGCCTCCGGCCCGCCTCTCCTAA
- a CDS encoding succinate dehydrogenase iron-sulfur subunit has translation MSTNVAEPASKIEVAGSESGEIEQFDITLKVRRFNPEVSDEAHWDEFKLTMYGTDRVLDALHQAKWDQDGSLSFRRSCAHGICGSDAMRINGRNRLACKTLLKDLDTSKPITVEPIKGLPVEKDLIVDMEPFFQSYREVMPFLVTKGNAPTRERLQSQEERARFDDTTKCILCAACTTSCPIFWTDGQYFGPAAVVNAHRFIFDSRDEAGDMRLEVLNDKEGVWRCRTTFNCTEACPRGIQVTKAIAEVKRAILNRTI, from the coding sequence ATGTCTACCAACGTTGCTGAACCAGCATCCAAGATTGAGGTTGCTGGCTCCGAGTCCGGCGAAATCGAACAGTTCGATATCACCCTGAAGGTCCGCCGCTTCAACCCAGAGGTCTCCGACGAGGCCCACTGGGACGAGTTCAAACTGACCATGTACGGCACCGACCGTGTTCTGGACGCTCTGCACCAGGCTAAGTGGGATCAGGACGGTTCGCTTTCGTTCCGTCGTTCCTGCGCTCACGGCATTTGCGGGTCCGACGCTATGCGCATCAACGGCCGCAACCGCTTGGCATGCAAGACCCTGCTCAAGGATTTGGACACTTCCAAGCCAATCACCGTTGAGCCAATCAAGGGTCTTCCAGTCGAGAAGGACCTCATCGTGGACATGGAACCGTTCTTCCAGTCCTACCGCGAGGTCATGCCGTTCCTCGTGACTAAGGGCAACGCTCCAACCCGTGAGCGCCTGCAGTCCCAGGAAGAGCGTGCACGCTTCGATGACACCACCAAGTGCATCCTGTGTGCCGCATGCACCACCTCGTGCCCGATCTTCTGGACCGACGGTCAGTACTTCGGCCCAGCGGCCGTTGTGAACGCTCACCGCTTCATCTTCGACTCGCGTGACGAGGCCGGCGATATGCGTCTTGAGGTTCTCAACGACAAGGAAGGCGTATGGCGTTGCCGCACGACCTTCAACTGCACCGAGGCATGCCCGCGTGGCATCCAGGTGACCAAGGCCATCGCTGAGGTCAAGCGTGCGATCCTGAACCGCACCATCTAA
- the sdhC gene encoding succinate dehydrogenase, cytochrome b556 subunit produces the protein MSKTSSGTLYRGREGMWSWVGHRVTGVVIFFFLLVHVLDTALVRIDPGAYDAVIGAYKNPIMALAEFALVAAIVFHAFNGVRLILVDFLKQGTKIQRGLFWGVIVLWVVTVAAFGARHLTLVFSHFFGGN, from the coding sequence GTGTCGAAGACATCTTCTGGCACCCTGTACCGCGGCCGTGAAGGCATGTGGTCATGGGTGGGACACCGCGTTACCGGTGTCGTTATTTTCTTCTTTTTGCTCGTCCACGTTCTGGACACCGCCCTGGTTCGCATTGACCCAGGCGCATACGACGCCGTGATTGGCGCGTACAAGAACCCGATCATGGCACTCGCTGAGTTCGCACTCGTTGCCGCTATCGTGTTCCACGCCTTCAACGGTGTCCGCTTGATCTTGGTTGACTTCCTCAAACAGGGCACCAAGATCCAGCGCGGCCTCTTCTGGGGCGTCATTGTCCTCTGGGTCGTGACCGTCGCCGCATTCGGCGCCCGCCACTTGACCCTCGTGTTCAGCCACTTCTTTGGGGGTAACTAA